From one Perca fluviatilis chromosome 10, GENO_Pfluv_1.0, whole genome shotgun sequence genomic stretch:
- the LOC120567422 gene encoding uncharacterized protein LOC120567422, translating to MSEPGYIEDLVERFSGLRTQDSQAHMEQLLQMLVETQRAQQETNAALLQQQLKANQLKELELQQTQPKLKVGDFIPKLGVTDDVDAYLHAFEATAIREGWPKAQWVGLLAPFLSGEALKAFQDVEASIGHDYDKLKEEILSRHGLTKFSLAQHFHNWSFQKGTTPRAQLHELMRVTKRWLEPEKNNSAAIVETLVMDRYLRALPYEAKRVISHQKLTTAMQLVEAVEQYQAASDMLRLPRKEPSASVPLRPSWVRQKEPKPDSPPSSSQRRGFNPPGQQSGFLKPESRQCYRCGEVGHISWQCDKSDEPMPTAGSTSNPQVHFAAILGEKGDHRPTCPVTVNRCDVEALLDSGSARPHTLLKGNRFL from the coding sequence ATGAGTGAACCCGGATATATTGAAGACTTGGTGGAACGTTTTTCAGGACTTCGCACACAGGACTCCCAGGCACACATGGAGCAACTACTGCAGATGCTGGTGGAGACCCAGAGGGCACAGCAAGAAACTAATGCGGCCTTGCTGCAACAGCAATTAAAGGCAAATCAACTCAAGGAACTGGAGCTTCAACAGACCCAGCCGAAACTCAAGGTGGGGGATTTCATTCCAAAGTTAGGAGTGACGGATGATGTGGACGCGTACCTTCATGCGTTCGAGGCAACTGCTATCCGGGAAGGGTGGCCAAAGGCACAGTGGGTAGGACTCTTGGCCCCTTTTCTCTCAGGGGAGGCTCTTAAGGCCTTTCAAGATGTAGAGGCTAGCATTGGACATGATTATGACAAGCTAAAGGAGGAGATTTTGAGCCGACATGGCCTGACCAAGTTTAGTTTAGCACAGCATTTCCATAATTGGAGTTTCCAAAAGGGGACCACGCCCCGTGCCCAATTGCATGAACTGATGCGAGTTACCAAAAGGTGGCTAGAACCTGAGAAGAACAACTCAGCCGCCATAGTGGAAACCCTGGTTATGGACCGTTATCTGAGAGCTCTGCCCTATGAAGCAAAAAGGGTTATCAGTCACCAGAAATTAACAACCGCTATGCAGTTAGTAGAAGCAGTTGAGCAGTATCAGGCAGCCTCCGATATGCTCCGACTCCCCCGTAAAGAACCCTCAGCTTCTGTTCCCCTTCGGCCCAGCTGGGTCCGCCAAAAAGAGCCCAAACCTGATAGCCCTCCCTCTAGTTCCCAACGAAGAGGGTTTAACCCACCAGGACAGCAAAGTGGATTCCTGAAACCTGAATCTCGACAGTGCTATCGCTGTGGCGAGGTGGGCCATATCTCATGGCAGTGTGACAAGTCCGATGAGCCAATGCCCACAGCGGGGTCTACAAGCAACCCTCAGGTGCACTTCGCTGCAATCCTTGGGGAGAAGGGAGACCACAGACCAACCTGCCCGGTAACAGTCAATCGGTGTGATGTAGAAGCCTTGCTTGATTCGGGAAGTGCTCGGCCTCACACCTTGCTCAAGGGGAACCGGTTCCTGTAG